A stretch of the Theileria equi strain WA chromosome 1, complete sequence genome encodes the following:
- a CDS encoding hypothetical protein (encoded by transcript BEWA_022870A) — translation MGVSVSIQQRGQLKKTALFFAGLGHLQPMLLAATNSDYLLDRFLLEKRCSSEYVSRTVTSLIFIEILATILMGGFGVLLGLYKFIPEGEEEEYFRGCLTCVIQWILFFGYTQILNAFVRGGERGHIQWFYYSLLFQHFFTCIIGAGIGFIDVDRALWYLMNIPVAPVLIFFYQMWIHMWFRDYRPRDIKYLVVKSQIWLGVLNSSVATVLWTIAYFPGLLEAKSDGVTIKLSENKEVNGKIMIYNDSTGGRTIQVKGTAEPSEPPGFCKCTHTIHPGGTQQFRVNIVKDDGSAPLILCPCIEGPVDEVAAYYEKDCDSITQAKGSPLLICVKSGNSYCYYCKGDATYCDDLGHYYCKGPGTCWYRYVYKDSGNCKEIPKDGGTGSELGKLLSVLSSGDKTLTKDKHSKLSEPLKKNFQSDHPNYDYWKILGNHDGGSAWNPRYWRLSQTCMPLIMHGLAVGAMGSIYPHLVPKTLVSAKHARIFDVLSMFLAAIVQILNLIFFEHKSKAFANRPWEGGDRWYLTWLLYIPYFLSFLLIIFNIHYPHWSICCYIRSHTWSAFLVMLSVSFINDLFLAVGRGGIMDQRSGNKGIDGRYLKNDHSLFNKMAPFMALSFIPFWLTTSPMIKSYAHSVYQFLSDKDRDSWPTSRYGFWSLSVTLVDSLRDSLGDSHRTKR, via the coding sequence ATGGGTGTATCTGTCTCTATTCAGCAGAGGGGGCAGCTCAAGAAGACGGCCTTGTTCTTTGCTGGACTGGGACATCTTCAACCTATGCTACTGGCAGCCACCAATTCCGACTACCTACTGGACAGGTTTCTTCTCGAGAAGCGTTGTTCCAGTGAGTATGTTTCCAGGACAGTCACCTCACTCATCTTCATAGAGATCTTGGCGACTATTCTCATGGGAGGGTTTGGAGTGCTCTTAGGGCTATATAAATTCATACCTGAAggagaagaggaagaatactTTAGGGGTTGCTTGACTTGTGTCATCCAATGGATCCTCTTCTTTGGGTATACACAGATACTCAATGCTTTTGTCAGGGGTGGAGAAAGGGGACACATTCAATGGTTCTACTATTCCCTACTATTTCAACACTTTTTTACCTGTATCATAGGTGCAGGTATTGGATTTATAGATGTGGACAGGGCACTATGGTACCTTATGAATATTCCTGTAGCACCCGtccttatcttcttctacCAGATGTGGATTCACATGTGGTTTAGAGATTACAGACCTAGAGATATTAAGTATCTTGTTGTCAAGAGTCAGATATGGCTAGGTGTTTTAAATTCGTCTGTTGCAACAGTACTGTGGACGATAGCCTACTTTCCTGGGTTGCTGGAAGCAAAAAGTGAtggagtaaccattaagCTCTCAGAAAACAAAGAGGTCAATGGAAAGATCATGATTTACAATGACTCTACCGGGGGTAGGACTATTCAAGTCAAAGGAACTGCTGAACCTAGTGAACCTCCTGGCTTCTGCAAGTGCACTCATACTATACATCCTGGAGGAACTCAACAGTTCAGAGTAAATATAGTAAAAGATGATGGCAGCGCCCCGCTAATCCTCTGCCCATGCATTGAAGGACCTGTGGATGAAGTAGCAGCatactatgaaaaggatTGTGACTCAATTACCCAGGCTAAAGGATCTCCTCTCCTAATCTGTGTGAAATCCGGAAACTCCTACTGCTACTACTGCAAGGGAGATGCCACCTACTGCGATGATCTTGGTCACTACTACTGTAAGGGTCCTGGTACCTGCTGGTACAGGTATGTCTACAAGGATAGTGGAAACTGTAAGGAGATaccaaaggatggtggtACTGGTAGTGAACTAGGTAAACTGCTTAGCGTACTTAGTAGTGGTGATAAAACTCTTACCAAGGATAAGCATTCTAAACTTAGTGAACCCCTTAAGAAGAATTTCCAATCTGATCATCCTAATTATGACTATTGGAAGATTTTGGGTAATCATGATGGCGGTTCAGCGTGGAATCCTCGATACTGGCGCTTATCTCAGACATGTATGCCACTGATTATGCATGGTTTAGCGGTTGGAGCTATGGGTTCAATTTATCCTCATTTAGTCCCAAAGACTTTGGTATCTGCTAAGCATGCTCGTATATTTGACGTACTCAGTATGTTCTTGGCAGCAATTGTTCAGATTTTGAATCttatattttttgagcATAAGAGTAAGGCATTTGCTAACAGACCTTGGGAAGGTGGAGACAGATGGTACCTTACTTGGCTTCTCTATATACCATACTTTTTGTCATTCCTactcatcatctttaacattCACTATCCGCATTGGAGTATCTGTTGCTATATCAGGAGTCACACTTGGTCGGCGTTTCTCGTTATGCTTTCTGTTAGTTTTATCAATGACCTTTTCCTGGCAGTAGGTAGGGGTGGTATCATGGACCAGAGGAGTGGTAATAAGGGAATTGATGGTAGGTATTTGAAGAATGATCATTCTCTCTTTAACAAGATGGCTCCGTTTATGGCCCTCTCTTTTATACCATTCTGGTTAACGACAtctccaatgataaagagttatgctcatagtgTTTACCAGTTTCtgtctgataaggatagagattcttggcctacttcacgttatgggttttggagtttgTCTGTCACTctagtagactctttaaGAGATTCTTTGGGAGATTCTCATAGGACCAAAaggtga
- a CDS encoding hypothetical protein (encoded by transcript BEWA_022880A), with product MDYEEDLRDTLHGDILDSYRECLVCVSVLAVVCSFVHIYTVNISHAVADFILGLETKAGDLPTSKTR from the exons ATGGACTATGAAGAGGATCTAAGGGACACTCTGCATGGCGATATACTCGATTCATACAGAGAATGCCTAGTGTGTGTCTCGGTACTCGCCGTTGTGTGCTCCTTTGTCCACATTTATACCGTGAATATCAGCCACGCCGTTGCCGATTTTATACTAG GTCTAGAGACCAAagcaggtgacctaccgacgtcgaagactaggtag